In one Sulfitobacter sp. LCG007 genomic region, the following are encoded:
- the pdhA gene encoding pyruvate dehydrogenase (acetyl-transferring) E1 component subunit alpha translates to MATRKTAAKASNVSADELKAYYRDMLLIRRFEEKAGQLYGMGLIGGFCHLYIGQEAVVVGLEAAAEEGDKRVTSYRDHGHMLACGMDPNGVMAELTGREGGYSKGKGGSMHMFSKEKNFYGGHGIVGAQVPIGAGLAFADKYLENDRVTFAYFGDGAANQGQVYETYNMAELWNLPVVFVIENNQYAMGTSVQRSTKSPSLWQRGAAYGIEGEEVDGMDVLAVKAAGEKAVAACRAGDGPYILEVKTYRYRGHSMSDPAKYRTREEVQKMRDERDPIEHVRTMLLDGKHASEDDLKAIDKEIKEIVNDAAEFSKTSPEPALEELWTDIYASEIPQEA, encoded by the coding sequence AAGAGAAGGCCGGTCAGCTTTACGGCATGGGTCTCATCGGCGGCTTCTGTCACCTCTATATCGGCCAGGAGGCCGTTGTCGTCGGGCTTGAAGCCGCGGCAGAGGAAGGCGACAAGCGTGTCACCTCCTATCGCGATCATGGCCACATGCTCGCCTGCGGCATGGACCCGAACGGCGTGATGGCCGAGTTGACCGGGCGCGAGGGGGGCTACTCCAAGGGCAAGGGCGGCTCGATGCACATGTTCTCCAAGGAGAAGAACTTTTACGGCGGTCACGGGATCGTCGGCGCGCAGGTGCCGATCGGCGCGGGCCTGGCATTCGCCGACAAGTATCTCGAAAACGATCGCGTGACATTCGCCTATTTCGGCGACGGTGCGGCGAACCAGGGCCAGGTCTACGAGACCTACAACATGGCCGAGCTGTGGAACCTGCCCGTGGTCTTCGTGATCGAGAACAATCAATACGCCATGGGTACTTCGGTGCAGCGTTCCACCAAGTCGCCCTCTCTCTGGCAGCGCGGCGCGGCTTACGGTATCGAGGGCGAGGAAGTCGACGGGATGGACGTGCTGGCCGTGAAGGCCGCGGGCGAAAAGGCCGTTGCGGCCTGTCGTGCGGGCGACGGTCCCTACATCCTCGAGGTGAAGACATATCGCTATCGCGGCCACTCCATGTCGGACCCGGCCAAGTACCGGACCCGCGAGGAAGTTCAGAAGATGCGCGACGAACGCGACCCGATCGAGCACGTCCGCACCATGCTGCTGGACGGCAAGCACGCGAGCGAGGACGACCTCAAGGCGATCGACAAGGAGATCAAGGAAATCGTCAACGACGCTGCCGAATTCTCCAAGACCAGCCCCGAGCCGGCGCTCGAGGAGCTCTGGACCGATATCTACGCATCCGAAATTCCGCAGGAGGCCTGA
- a CDS encoding pyruvate dehydrogenase complex E1 component subunit beta yields MATEILMPALSPTMEEGTLAKWLVKEGDTVSSGDILAEIETDKATMEFEAVDEGTVGKILVSEGTEGVKVNTPIAVLLDDGESADDIDTKAKPAPAKAKSADDESDGSDAKSGKKDAPASAPPAPETSAEPDWPEGTTLRQQTVREALRDGMAEEMRRDDRVFLMGEEVAEYQGAYKISQGLLDEFGAKRVIDTPITEHGFAGIGVGAAFGGLKPIVEFMTFNFAMQAIDQIINSAAKTLYMSGGQMGAPMVFRGPNGAAARVGAQHSQDYAAWYMQIPGLKVAMPYSASDYKGLIKSAIRDPNPVIFLENEILYGRSFDVPEMDDYTVPFGKARIWREGTDVTIVSFGIGMTYALEAAEKLAEDGISAEVVDLRTLRPMDTGAILKSVKKTNRCVTVEEGWPQGSVGGYISSVIMQEAFDYLDAPVINCTGKDVPMPYAANLEKHALVTTDEVIEAVKKVTYR; encoded by the coding sequence ATGGCAACCGAGATCCTGATGCCCGCGCTCTCTCCGACGATGGAGGAAGGCACGCTGGCCAAGTGGCTGGTGAAGGAAGGCGATACCGTGTCGTCCGGAGACATCCTCGCCGAGATCGAAACCGACAAGGCGACGATGGAATTCGAGGCCGTGGACGAAGGCACGGTCGGCAAGATCCTCGTCTCCGAAGGCACCGAAGGCGTGAAGGTGAACACGCCGATTGCCGTGTTGCTCGACGACGGCGAAAGCGCGGACGACATCGACACGAAGGCCAAGCCCGCCCCGGCCAAGGCGAAGTCCGCCGACGACGAGAGCGACGGCAGCGACGCGAAGAGCGGCAAGAAGGACGCACCCGCATCCGCGCCGCCTGCCCCGGAAACAAGCGCCGAGCCCGACTGGCCCGAGGGCACGACGCTCAGGCAGCAGACGGTGCGCGAGGCGCTGCGCGACGGCATGGCCGAGGAGATGCGGCGCGACGACAGGGTCTTCCTGATGGGAGAGGAAGTCGCCGAGTATCAGGGCGCCTACAAGATCAGCCAGGGGCTTCTGGACGAATTCGGGGCCAAGCGGGTCATCGACACGCCGATCACCGAACACGGTTTCGCGGGCATCGGCGTCGGCGCGGCATTCGGCGGGCTCAAACCCATCGTCGAGTTCATGACCTTCAATTTCGCGATGCAGGCCATCGACCAGATCATCAACTCGGCGGCCAAGACGCTCTACATGTCCGGCGGCCAGATGGGTGCGCCCATGGTATTCCGCGGCCCGAACGGCGCCGCGGCCCGCGTGGGGGCCCAGCACAGCCAGGATTACGCGGCCTGGTACATGCAGATCCCCGGCCTCAAGGTCGCGATGCCCTATTCGGCTTCGGACTACAAAGGTCTGATCAAATCGGCGATCCGCGACCCGAACCCCGTAATCTTCCTCGAGAACGAAATCCTTTACGGGCGCAGCTTCGACGTGCCCGAGATGGACGACTACACCGTCCCCTTCGGCAAGGCCCGGATCTGGCGCGAGGGCACGGACGTGACCATCGTGAGCTTCGGCATCGGGATGACCTACGCGCTGGAAGCCGCCGAGAAACTGGCCGAGGATGGCATCTCGGCCGAAGTCGTCGACCTGCGCACCCTGCGCCCGATGGACACCGGCGCGATCCTCAAGTCGGTCAAGAAGACCAACCGTTGCGTGACGGTCGAGGAAGGCTGGCCGCAGGGGTCCGTGGGCGGCTACATCTCTTCTGTGATCATGCAGGAGGCCTTCGATTACCTCGATGCGCCGGTGATCAACTGCACCGGCAAGGATGTTCCGATGCCCTATGCCGCCAATCTCGAAAAGCACGCGCTGGTGACGACCGATGAGGTCATCGAGGCCGTCAAAAAGGTCACGTACCGCTAA